In Pseudonocardia sp. DSM 110487, the sequence GCTCGCCCGTGGTGACGTCGACGCGGCCTTCCTCACCGAACCGTTCATCACGCTGGCGGCTCGGAGCGTCGGCGCGGCGCCGATCGTCGACACCGCGACCGGACCGACGGCGGAGCTGCCCACGGCGGGGTATGCCGCTCTCGCAGGGTTCGCCGACGAGAACCGGGACGCGATAGCCGCCTTCCAGCGGGCGATGGCGAAGGCCACCGACGAGGCTGCTGACCGAGCCAAGGTGGAGCCGCTGCTCGTGGCGAACTCCGGGATCGACGCCGAGACGGCCTCCGCCACCGCACTGCTGACGTTCCGCTCGGCGCTCGACGCTCGCGAGCTGCAGCGGGTCCCCGACCTGCTCCTCGAGTTCGGGGTGCTCCGGGAGCGGGTGGACGCATCGGCCATGATCAGCCCAACGGCCTAGTGTCGGCGGTGCGGAGCCTTGCCGGGCTGCTCGCCGTGCTTGCGTTGTGGGAGGGCAGTACCCGAGTAGGACTGGTGGACGCCCGGTTCGTGCCGCCGCCGTCGGTGGTCCTCGTCCGGGTGGCCGAGCTACTGGGCAGTGAGGCGTTCCTGCGCGACGTGATCGCCACGGTGCTGGCGTGGGCGATAGCGCTCGGCATCGCCGTGGCGATCGCCGTGCCGGCGGGCTTGGTGCTCGGCAGCGTCCGAGCCGTGCGCATCGCGACGCGGGCACTCGTCGAGCTGCTCCGCCCGATCCCGTCCGTCGCGCTGATCCCGCTGGTGATCCTGCTCGTCGGCGGCGGCCCGGAAGCCAAGATCACGCTCGCGGTGTACGCCTCGATCTGGCCGATCCTCTACAACACCGTCTACGGACTCGACGAGATCGACCCGCTGCTCACCGAGACCGCACGGGCCTGCGGCACGCCGCGACTGCACATCGCCACATCGGTCGCCCTTCCCTGTGCCGCGCCGTTCATGGTCACCGGCGTGCGGCTCTCCGCCGCCATCGCGCTCATCGTGGTGGTGAGCACCGAGTTCCTCGCGGGTGCGAGCCGGGGTATCGGCAGCGCGATCCTCCAGGCGAGCAGCGGTGCCGGCCGCATGGACCTCGTCCTCGCGGCCACGTTCGTCGCGGGCGCGATCGGATTCGCGATCAACGAAGGGCTGGAACGGCTGGCTAGGCGCGCCTTCCCGTGGAGCACCGTGGCGAGCGCGGCGTGAACGGACTGCTGCTCCGATCTTCGGTTCTCGTTCCGGCCCTCGTCGCATGGGAGGCCGCCACGCGCTCGGCTGGCAGCGCGTTCTTCCCCCCGCCGAGCGCGATCGCCGCCGCGGCGGCGCGGCTGTGGTTCAGCGGACCTGCCACCCAAGCGTTCCTGGCCGACACCGTCTTCGAGGACGTCCTGCCCAGCGTGGTCCGCGTGCTCACCGGCTGGCTCATCGCCGTCGTGCTCGGAGTCACGGCAGGTGTCGCACTCGGCCGGTCCCGCGTCGCACTCGACTACGTCGGCCCTCAGCTCGCCTTCGCACGTGCGGTTCCCCCGCCCACGCTCATCCCGGTGTTCCTGGTGCTGTTCGGCATCGGAAGCACCATGCAGATCGCCACGATCGTCTTCGGTGCGCTGTGGCCCGTCCTGCTCAACGCCGCCGATGGAGCCCGCTCGCTCGACAGCGTGCAGGAGGACACGGCCAGATCCCTGCGCACCCCACTCGCATACCGGATCACGATGGTCGTGCTCCCCGCGGCCCTGCCGAAGATCTTCGCCGGGCTGCGGCTCAGCCTGTCGATCGCCGTGCTTCTCATGGTCGTGTCCGAGCTGGTCGGCGCCGCCAACGGGATCGGCTACGAGCTGATCTTCGCCCAGCGCCAGTTCGACTTCCCGGTCATGTGGGCCTGGATCGCCCTGCTCGGCCTCTTGGGGTACGGGCTCAACACGATCCTGCTCGTCGTCGAGCGGCGGGTGTTGCGCTGGCAGCCGTCTCGTGCGTCCCGGAAGGCCACGGATGTCCCTGCTTGAGGTGAGAGAGCTCGGCCATGTGTTTCCCGGCGGGCATCGGGCCATCGCGGAGCTCAGCTTCACGGTGGACGCGGGCGAACTCGTGTGCGTGGTCGGCCCGTCCGGATGTGGGAAGTCGACGCTGCTGCGCGCCGTGGGCGGGCTCCTCCCGCCGTCGAGCGGGGAAGTCCGGCTACACGGCGATCCTGTTCGCGGGGTGCCGGTCGATCTCGCCGTCGTGTTCCAGGACTACAGCCGCTCGCTCTTCCCCTGGCTCTCGACCCGCCGCAACGTCGAGTTCCCGCTGCGGTGGCGCGGGCTCGACCGCGCCGAGCGCCGCGAGCGGGCCACTGAGGCCCTGAGCGCCGTCGGGCTCGCCGATGCGGGGGAGCGGTTCCCGTGGCAGCTGTCCGGTGGGATGCAGCAGCGGGCGGCGATCGCTCGTGCGCTCGCGTGCCGACCCGCCGTGCTGCTCATGGACGAACCGTTCGCGTCGGTTGACGCGCAGACGCGACTCGAGTTGGAGGACCTGCTCCGTCAGGTGCAGCGGGAGCCTCGGGGGATGGAAGCCGGCGGAGCTTGCGGAGCCGGCGGGGCGGGTAAGCACTGCACCGTGCTCCTCGTCACGCACGACATCGACGAGAGCGTCTATCTCGCCGACCGGGTGCTGGTGCTCTCCCCGTCCCCGGCGACGATCGTCGCGGACCTGGCGGTCGGCCTGCCGGCCGACCGCGACCAGATCACGACGCGCGAGTCGCCGGAGTTCGTCGCGCTGCGCGGCGAGATCGCCCGGCTGCTCCGCGGACCGGCCGGAGTCAGATCACCACGTTGACCAGCCTGCCGGGCACCACGATCACCTTGCGAGGCGCCCGGCCGTCCAGCGCCGCGACGACCTTCTCGTCGGCCAGCGCAGCGGCTTGCACCTGGTCGGGCGAGGCGTCGGCCGGCACCGTGACGCGTGAGCGCACCTTGCCGTTGATCTGGATCGGGTACTCGACCGTGTCGGCCACCAGGTACCGCTCGTCGGCCACCGGGAACGGGTGATAGGCCAGCGAGCCATCGTGGCCCAGCAGCGACCACAGCTCCTCGGCGATGTGCGGCGTCAGCGGCGCCATCATCAGCACCAGCGGCTCCGCGACGGAGCGGGGCACGCCGACCGCGCCGTAGACCTTGGTCAGGTGGTTGTTCAGCTCGATCAGCTTGGCGGCGGCCGTGTTGTAGCGCAGCGCGAAGAAGTCGCTGTGCACGCCGGCGATCGCCCGGTGCAGCACCCGCAGCGTCTCGGTGTCGGGCTCGTCATCGGTGACCCGGACCGCGCCGGTCTGCTCGTCCACCAGGTTGCGCCACACACGCTGCAGGAACCGGTGCGAACCGATGACGTCACGGGTGGACCAGGGCCGGGACACCTCCAGCGGGCCCGTCGACATCTCGTACAGGCGGAAGGTGTCGGCGCCGTAGCGGTCGCACATCTCGTCGGGCGTCACCACGTTCTTCAGCGACTTGCCCATCTTCCCGTACTCCTGGCGCACGGGTTGGCCGTTCCACGTGAAACGCCCCTCTTCGTCCTCGACCACCTCCTCGGCCGGGACGTAGGCGCCGCGGGCATCGGTGTAGGCGTACGCCTGGATGTAGCCCTGGTTGACCAGCCTGCGGAACGGCTCCTCCGAGCTCAGGTGGCCCAGGTCGTGCAGGACCTTGTGCCAGAACCGCGCGTACAGCAGGTGCAGCACCGCATGCTCGACGCCGCCGACGTACAGGTCGACACCGCCGGGGTCGCCCGGTCGCGACGGGTCCTTGCCCAGCCAGTACTGCTCGACGTCCGGATCGACGAACCGCTCGTTGTTCTCCGGGTCCAGGTAGCGGATCGGGTACCAGCACGAGCCGGCCCACTGGGGCATCGTGTTGGTTTCACGGCGGTAGTGCCGCAGGCCGTCCCCCAGGTCCAGGTCGACCTCCACCCATTCGGTGGCGCGCGACAGCGGCGGCTCCGGCTCGGTGTCGGCGGCATTCGGGTCGTAGGTCTTGGGGGAGACGTCGTCGACGTCGGGCAGCTCGACCGGCAGCTGGTCGGCGGGCAGCGCGACCGGACCGTCCTCGTCCCAGGCGATCGGGAACGGCTCGCCCCAGTACCGCTGGCGGGAGAACAGCCAGTCGCGCAGCTTGTACTGCACCACTGCCTCGCCCGCGCCCCGCGCGGCCAGCCAGTCGGTGATTGCCCGCTTCGCCTCGGCGACGCCCATGCCGTTCAGGCTGATCTCGGCGTTCGCCGAGTTGATCGCCGGACCCTCCCCGGTGTACGCCTCGCCGTCCCAACCCTCGCTCGGCTGGACAGTGCGCACGATCGGCAGGCCGAAGGCCTCTGCGAAGTCCCAGTCGCGCTGGTCCTGCCCCGGCACGGCCATGATCGCGCCGGTGCCGTAGCCCATCAGCACGTAGTCGGCGACGAACACGGGGATCCGCTCGTCGTTGACCGGGTTGATGGCGTACGCACCGGTGAAGACGCCGGTCTTCTCCTTGTACTCCTGGCGGTCCAGCTCGGACTTGCGCTCCGCCGCAGTCCGGTACGCGGCAACCGCCTCCCGCGGATCGGCCGCTCCACCGGTCCACCGGGGGTCGACGCCGGCCGGCCACTCCTGGGGGACGATCGCGTCGACCAGCGGATGCTCAGGGGCCAGCACCATGTACGTGGCGCCGAACAGCGTGTCCGGCCGCGTGGTGAAGACCTCGATCGCCGTGCCGTCGATGGGGAAGCGGACCTGCGCGCCCTCGGAGCGACCGATCCAGTTCCGCTGCATCGTCTTGATCGAGTCCGGCCAGTCCAGCCGGTCCAGGTCGTCGATCAGGCGGTCGGCGTAGGCCGTGATCCGCATCATCCACTGCTTCAGGTTGCGGCGGAACACGGGGAAGTTGCCCCGCTCGCTGCGCCCGTCGGCGGTGACCTCCTCGTTGGCCAGCACCGTGCCCAGCCCGGGGCACCAGTTGACGGGCGCCTCGGAGATGTAGGCCAGCCGGTAGCCGTCGATCACAGCCCGCTGCTCGGCCCGCGTCAGCTCGCACCAGCCGCGCCCGTCAGGCGTGCGCCTCTTGTCCTGCGCGAACTCCGCCTCCAGTTCGGCGATGGGCCGCGCCTTCTGCTGCTTCTCGTCGTACCAGGAGTTGAAGATCTGCAGGAAGATCCACTGGGTCCAGCGGTAGAACTCGACGTCGGTGGTGGCCACCGAGCGGCGCTCGTCGTGGGCCAGGCCCAGCTGCCGCAGCTGCGCCTTGTAGCGCTGGATGTTCTCCTCGGTGGTCGTGCGCGGGTGCGTGCCGGTCTGTACCGCGTACTGCTCTGCCGGCAGGCCGAACGCGTCGAAGCCCATCGCGTGCAGCACGGTGCGGCCGTTCATCCGCAGGTAGCGGCCCAGCACGTCGGTGCCGATGAAGCCCAGCGGGTGGCCGACGTGCAGTCCCGCACCGGACGGGTAGGGGAACATGTCCAGCAGGTAGACCTTCTCGCGACCGATGGCCTCCGGGTCGGCCCACGGCCCGGACGGGTTCGGCGCGTGGAACGTGCCCTCGTTCTCCCACCGGTCCTGCCAGCGACGCTCGATCCGCGTGGCCAGCGCGGCGCCGTACCGGAACGGTGGGGCGCCGTCGTTGCTGGGAGCGTCGGCCCGCTCCGGCGCGGCTGCGGTCGTGTCCGTGCTCATGTCCCGCTCCTGGGAAGTCCGTGGGTGGCCCGAAAAACCAGAAGACCCCCCTGCTCGAGGCAGGAGGGGTCGGCCGCGCCGGGGCGTGTGCGACACGCTCAGTGCGGCGCGGCCTCGAGAAGGAGTCGGCGGGCCACGTCCCCAGGGTAGCGCCGCCGGTCCGAGCTGCGCGATCGGGTACGCGAGCGCGCCGCCTCGAAGGTCCGCGAGCGGAGCGGAGGCCATCGGCCCCGCGTAGCCTGGCCGCCGTGCCGCTCCCCATCCGCCTCGCCCTGGGTGTCCTGCTCGTCGTGCTCGGTGCCGCGCTTCTCACGATCGCGGTCCTCGGCCTGCGCCGGAAGCTGCGGCGCAACCGTTGGGCCGGCGTGCGCACGGTCGCGAGCCTGCGCTCGGACGCGGCGTTCGCGGTGGCCAACCAGGTGGCCGCGGCCCCGCTCGCCGCGGCGGGTGGCGTGGCCGCCGTGGGCGGCGCCGTCCTGCTGGCGGGAGCCACGGGCGTGCTCGGCTGGACTCTGGTCGTCGTGAGCACCATCGCCGTCTTCGTCCTCACCGGCGTCGCGGGTGTGGCGGGGGATCGCGCGGCCGGTGCCGTGCCGACGCCGGCTACCGGGCCGTCGGCGTGCGGCGGGGCGTGCGCGGGCTGCGACCTCGTCGCGGGCTGCCGCACCGCAGTGACCGGCGCGCCGCAGCAGGGCTAGTTGTTCCTCAGATCGAGCGGGTAGGTCGCGAGCAGCGAGAGCGGCATGCCCTGGCGCCGCAGCACGTGGCCCCACAGGCGGCCGTCGTGGCGGGCGAGCACGTCGTCCGGGATGGCGGGCACGACGATCCAGTCGCCCCGCTCGATCTCACCCGCGAGCTGTCCGGCGTCCCAGCCGGAGTAGCCGGCGAACACGCGCAGGCCGCGCAGGCTCGGCGCGATCGTCGCCGGGTCGGAGTCGAGGTCGACGAGCGCCACCGGCCCGCGCACCCTGATCAGCCCGTCGACCGCGTTCGGATCCTGCCCGGTGCGCACCGCCGCGAGGCAGAGGGCGGTCTCGCTCTCGACCGGACCGCCGACGAAGACCGAAGACGGCTGCGACGACAGCGGAGCCCACGACGGAAGGACGTCGCCCACCGTGACCTCGCTCGGCCGGTTCAGGACGACGCCGAGGGTGCCCCGGTCACGGTGCTCGATGATGTAGATCACAGTGCGCCGGAAGTGGGGGTCGAGCAGGCCGGGAGCCGCCACCAGCAGCGTGCCTGGCGCCACCTCCGAACCGGGAGCCGAACCAGAACGGGAGCGCTCGTCCACCACACGCCCATCGTCGCACCCCGCTCGGCGCAGTAGCCTCCAGCCGTGCCGTCTTCGGGCCATGGGCTGCCATCCGCCGCTGCCGCGGTCCCCGGCGCGACGCCGGGTGTGCGACTCGGCCTCGTCCGGCTGCTGCGCACCCCGGGCTTCCGCAGGCTGCTCGCCGTGCGCTTCGCCACGCAGTGGGGCGACGGCATGTTCCAGGCCGCCCTCGGCGGGGCCGTGCTGTTCAACCCTGAGCGGCAGGCCGACCCGCTCGCGGTGGCGGCGGGGCTCGCCGTGCTCCTGCTGCCCTACTCGCTGATCGGGCCGTTCGCCGGCGCACTCATCGACCGCTGGGACCGCAGGCGGGTCCTGCTCGGCGCGAGCCTCGTGCGCGCTGCGCTCGTCGTCGCGGTCGCGGCGGTGGTGCTGTCCGGTGGGGCCGGCATGGCGCTCTACCTGCCTGCGCTGGCCGCGGCGGGGGTGAACCGGTTCGTGCTCGCCGCGCTGTCGGTCGCGCTGCCCCACGTCGTGCCGCGCCAGCACCTGGTGGAGGCCAACACCTTCGCCGTCACGGCGGGCGCCGCTACGGCCGCGATCGGCGGGGCCACGGCGATCGGGCTGCGCGAGCTCGTCGGCACGGGCGACGCGGGGTCGGGCGCGGTGACCCTCGTGGGGATCGCCGGTTCCCTGACGGCCGCGGTGCTCGCCGCGCGGTTCCGGCGCAGGCAGCTCGGGCCAGACCGCACCGACGGCCACCGGTCAACGGTCAGCAGCGTGCTGCACGGTTTCGGCGACGGGGCGCGGGCGACGATCGCCACCCCGTCGGTGGCCGCGTCGTTCCTCGCACTCGGGACGCACCGGCTCGCGTTCGGCGTGTCGACGCTGCTCTCGTTGCTGCTGTTCCGGTACGCGTTCACCGACGCGGGCCCGCTGCGCGCCGGCATGGCGGGCCTCGGCGAGGCGGTCGTGCTCGCCGCGGCCGGACTGGGCACGGCGGCCCTCGTCACCCCGTGGATGGTGCGCCGGTGGGGCCGGCCGCGGACGGTGCGGGTGTCGCTCGTGGTCGCCACGGTCACGCAGCTCACTCTCGCGGCGTTGCTCTCGCTGCCCACCGTCATGGTGGCGGCCTTCGTGCTGGGGCTCACCGGTCAGATCGTCAAACTCTGCGCCGACGCCGCGGTGCAGGGCGAGGTTGGCGACGAGGTGCTCGGGCGCGTGTTCGCCCTCTACGACATCGTGTTCAACGTCGGCTACGTGCTGGCGGTGGCCGCTGCCGCCCTGCTCAGCCCGCCCGACGGGACGGCCCCGTTGCTCTTCGCCACGGCCGCCCTGCTGTACGTCCTCGGCCTCGTGGGCCACGACCTGCAGCTGCGCCGCGCCCGCCGGCTCGAGGCAATGTCAGCGAGGCCACCTTCCTGACGTCAGCTGACAGGAAGGTCGCCATGCTGACACTCAGCCGAGGTTCTCCGCCGCCCATGCCCGCAGCTCGGCCTCGGCCTCCTCGTAGGACATCGGGCCGCGCTCCATGCGCAGGGCCAGGAGGTGCTTGTATGCCTTGCCCACCTGCGGACCCGGCGGGATGCCCAGCAGCCGCATGATCTCGTTGCCGTCCAGGTCGGGGCGGATGGCGTCGAGGGTCTCCTGCTCGCTCAGGCGGGCGATCCGCTCCTCGAGGGAGTCGTAGCTGCGCTGCAGCGCGGCGGCGCGACGGCGGTTGCGGGTGGTGCAGTCGGAGCGCACCAGCTTGTGCAGGCGATCGAGCAGCGGGCCCGCGTCGGTGACGTAGCGGCGGACCGCGGAGTCGGTCCACTCGCCGCCCGAGTAGCCGTGGAAGCGCAGGTGCAGGAACACGAGCTGGGAGACGTCGTCCACGATCGCCTTCGAGTACTTCAGCTCGCGCAGCCGCTTCCGGGTCATCTTCGCGCCGACCACCTCGTGGTGGTGGAAGCTCACGCGCCCGTCCGGCTCCTTGCGCCTGGTGTCGGGCTTGCCGATGTCGTGCAGGAGCGCGGAGAGCCGGAGCACGAGGTCGGGACCGTCGGTCTCGCGCTCGATCGCCTGCTCCATGACGACGAGCGAGTGGGTGTAGACGTCCTTGTGCTGCATGTGCTCGTCGATCGCGAGCCGCATGGCTGGGACCTCGGGGAGCACCTGCTCGCACAGTCCGGTGTCGACCATCAGCTCGATGGCGCGCCGCGGGTGCGTGCCGAGGATCAGCTTGTTGAGCTCGGCCTGCACGCGCTCCCGGGTGATGCGGGCCAGCTCGCCGGCCATATTGGTCATCGCGACGAGAACCCGGTCGGCTGGGGTGAGTCCGAGCTGAGAGACGAACCGGGCGGCCCGCAGCATCCGCAGCGGATCGTCGGCGAACGACTCCTCCGGCGTTGCCGGCGTGTCCAGGGTGCCTGCGGCGAGTGCGGCGAGCCCGCCATACGGGTCGACGAACCGCCGCTCGGACCCGGTGAGCTCCACCGCCATCGCGTTGACGGTGAAGTCCCGCCGGACGAGGTCGTCCTCGATCGTGTCGCCGAATCGCACGACCGGGTTGCGGGAGACGCGGTCATAGGCGTCGGCGCGGAACGTCGTGATCTCGACGGTGGTGCCGCGCCGGCGGGCGCCGACCGTGCCGAAGGCGATGCCGGTGTCCCAGACCGCGTCGGTCCAGCCGTGGACGACGGCGAGGATCTCCTCGGGCCGGGCATCGGTCGTGAAGTCCAGATCGGACACCTCACGGCCGAGCAAGGCGTCGCGGACGCTGCCGCCCACCAGGAAGAGCCGGTGACCGGCGTCGGCGAACCGGGTAGCGAGCTCCTCGGCGACCGGGCCGATCGTGACCATCTGCACGACCGCATTCTGCTGGGCTCGCAGGAGTTCGGGGGGCGCGGCGCCGGAGGCCGTGGCGGGTGCGGACACGGCGCGCCAGTCTATGCGTCGCCCGTTCGAGGGGCGACGAGGATAGGCGGCACGCTCGCCTTGCACCGGCGTTCGGTGCCGGTCGCTCGTTACGATCCCCACATGTCTTCATCCCGCGGCCGCTCCGGGGGGCGTCGCGGGGGTCGTCCGGCAGAGCGCCGCAGACGGCTGCGTACGGTCGACGAGACGTCGGCGGGCGGGCTCGTCGTCGACCACGCCACGGGCGCGGCCGCTGTGATCGGCCGCCTCGACCGCAAGGGCCGCCTGCTGTGGTCGCTGCCCAAGGGCCACATCGAGGCCGGTGAGACGGCCGAGGAGGCGGCGGTGCGCGAGGTCGAGGAGGAAACCGGCATCATCGGCCGCGTGGTCGCACCGCTCGGCACGATCGACTTCTGGTTCGTCGCCGAGGACCGACGCGTCCACAAGACCGTCCACCACTTCCTGCTGCAGGCGCTCGGTGGAGAGCTGTCCGACGACGACGTCGAGGTCGCCGAGGTGGCCTGGGTGCCGCTCGACGAGCTCGAGGACCGCCTCGCGTACGCCGACGAACGCCGCCTCATCAGGAGGGCCACCGAGCTGCTGGAGGAATCCGCGTGAAGCCGGTCGCGACGCTCGTCGCGATCACCTTGCTGACGCTGGCCGGGCTGTTCGGCCCCGGTCCGGTCCCCGGCGCGGCCGCGGCGCCCGCGCAGGGGGATGTGGCGGACGGGCCGCTGCGGCTGGAGCTCGCGGAGATGTCCCCCCGGGTGGTCACGGCCGGCGGACCTCGCGACCTCGTGGTGGCGGGCACCCTCACCAACACCGGCGACGTCCCGGTGCGCGACCTGGGTATCCGGGTGCAGCGCGGCAACCCGGTCACGACGGAGGGTGCGCTGCGGGACGCGCTCGACGGCACTGCCCGCACCGACGCGGTCACCCCGCAGTTCATGCCGCTTCCGGAGCTCGCGCCCGGCGCGCAGCTGCCGGTGCGCCTGACCCTGCCGCTGCGTGGCGTGCCCGAGACCAGCCTCGCGCTGAACGCCACCGGAGTGCACGAGCTGCTCGTGAACGTCAACGGGTCGCCGGGCGACGGGGCGAGGGCCCGGCTCGCCGCGGTGCGGATGCTGCTTCCGGTGCTGTCGCTGCCGCCGGACCCTGCGGCTCCCGACCAGGTGCCGGAGGCCACGACCGGCGGGGCCATCCCGTTCTCGCTGCTCGTGCCGATCACCGACGTCCCGCGCAGGCTCGCCACCGTGCCGGGTGAGCCCACGCTGCTCACCGACGACGACCTGGCCGCCTCGTTGTCGCCCGACGGGCGCCTCGGCGGCCTCGTGGCGACGCTCGCGCGCAACGCGCCTGCGGACTCCCGGGTGCGCGAGGCGACGTGTCTCGCGATCAACCCAGAGTTGGTGGAGACCGCCGCGCAGATGCGAAGCGCGGACGGATACCAGGTCGTCGGCCCGGACGGCAACCCGGTTCCGGGCACCGGTGGGGCGGCAGCGGGCCAGTGGCTCGACCAGCTCGCGGCGGTCGCGCGCGGTGGCTGCGTGATCGCGCTGCCCTATGCCGACGCCGACCTCGTCGCCCTGACCAGGGCCGGCATGGCCGACCTGGCCAGCAGAGCCGTCACGGACGGACGTTCGGTGCTGCAGGGCGTCCTCCAGACGCCGGTGGTACCGGACGTCACGTGGCCGGTCGAAGGCGCGGTCGACGACGCGACTCTCGCGATGGCCGCCAAGGCGGGCGGCCGCTCGCTGCTGCTCTCGGCAGACGCCCTCGAGCAGGGGCGGACGACGTACGACTCGGGGGTTCTCCCGATCGCGGGCGGCCAGCGCGCCCAGTTCACGGTGCTGACCGATCCGCTCCTCACGCGGGCCGCTGCCGGCGTCCCCGACGTTCCCGGCGGTGACCTGGGCGCCGTGCGCAGCGGCTCGGCCCCATCGCTCAGCCCGGCGGGCACCGCGAGCGCGCTGTCCACACAGGACCTCATCGGGGCGCTCACGTTCCGCACCCAGGAGCCGGCAAACGGCGCGACCCGCACGCCCGGTCCACTGGTGCTCGCCCCTCCGCACCAGTGGACGGCCGACGGTGCCGCGACCGGCGCATTGCTCGGCGCCGTGGACCAGCTGCTCGACGTCGGCCGGATCGTGCCGAGAGGGCTCGACGACGTGCTTTCCATCGGGCCGTCGACGGGTGCGGCGGCGCTGCCGATCACCTACCCGTTGCACGTCGGCGGCCGCGAGGTGACCGGGCCGGCGCTCGACACGATCCGCTCCACCACCGGGGACATCGAGGATCTCGCCTCAGCGGCCGTACCGAACTCCGGCGTCGGGGTGAGCCCGGACGATGCCTTGACCCCGCTGCGCCGCGGTCTCCTGCGCCCGGCGTCGTCGGCGTGGCGCACCCGACCGGACGCCGCCGAGGGGGCAGCCACCGCACTCGCCGACCGCGTGGCCGGGCTCCGGGGCTCCATCCGCGTGCTCGAACCGCCCGGGCCCTACTCCCTCGGCACGTCCGACGCACCGATCCTGATCACCGTTGCGAACGGCCTTCCGGTCACCGTGCGGGTGGACGTGGAGATCCTGCCGTCCTCCGGCCTGCGCGTGGCGCCGATCGAGCCCCAGGAGGTGCCCCCGCTGGGCAGGCGCCAGGTTCGGGTGAGCGCAGAGGTGACCAGATCCGGGCAGTTCAGCGTGCAGGCAGCGGTGCGCAGCCCCGACGGCGAGTTGCTCGGGCAGCCGAGCCGGTTGCGAGTGCGGTCCACCGCCTACGGCACCATCACGGTGTGGTTGACGGCGAGCGCGGGCATCCTCCTCGTGGTGCTGGCCGGTCGTCGGGTCGTGCGCCGGATCCGTGGGGAGCCGAAGACCCCACGGCCCGGATCCGGCCCACCCCCGCCCCTCCCGGAGGGGCAGGCAGGCCCGCGCTCCCCCCACACCGGGGACCCGTTCCCGGACCCGTACGCCACCACGGATCGCCTCCCGGCGGTGCCGCCCCACGGGGGCAGGCCGCCCCCTGG encodes:
- a CDS encoding NUDIX domain-containing protein gives rise to the protein MSSSRGRSGGRRGGRPAERRRRLRTVDETSAGGLVVDHATGAAAVIGRLDRKGRLLWSLPKGHIEAGETAEEAAVREVEEETGIIGRVVAPLGTIDFWFVAEDRRVHKTVHHFLLQALGGELSDDDVEVAEVAWVPLDELEDRLAYADERRLIRRATELLEESA
- a CDS encoding DUF6049 family protein, which translates into the protein MKPVATLVAITLLTLAGLFGPGPVPGAAAAPAQGDVADGPLRLELAEMSPRVVTAGGPRDLVVAGTLTNTGDVPVRDLGIRVQRGNPVTTEGALRDALDGTARTDAVTPQFMPLPELAPGAQLPVRLTLPLRGVPETSLALNATGVHELLVNVNGSPGDGARARLAAVRMLLPVLSLPPDPAAPDQVPEATTGGAIPFSLLVPITDVPRRLATVPGEPTLLTDDDLAASLSPDGRLGGLVATLARNAPADSRVREATCLAINPELVETAAQMRSADGYQVVGPDGNPVPGTGGAAAGQWLDQLAAVARGGCVIALPYADADLVALTRAGMADLASRAVTDGRSVLQGVLQTPVVPDVTWPVEGAVDDATLAMAAKAGGRSLLLSADALEQGRTTYDSGVLPIAGGQRAQFTVLTDPLLTRAAAGVPDVPGGDLGAVRSGSAPSLSPAGTASALSTQDLIGALTFRTQEPANGATRTPGPLVLAPPHQWTADGAATGALLGAVDQLLDVGRIVPRGLDDVLSIGPSTGAAALPITYPLHVGGREVTGPALDTIRSTTGDIEDLASAAVPNSGVGVSPDDALTPLRRGLLRPASSAWRTRPDAAEGAATALADRVAGLRGSIRVLEPPGPYSLGTSDAPILITVANGLPVTVRVDVEILPSSGLRVAPIEPQEVPPLGRRQVRVSAEVTRSGQFSVQAAVRSPDGELLGQPSRLRVRSTAYGTITVWLTASAGILLVVLAGRRVVRRIRGEPKTPRPGSGPPPPLPEGQAGPRSPHTGDPFPDPYATTDRLPAVPPHGGRPPPGPPRVPSP
- a CDS encoding CCA tRNA nucleotidyltransferase, with the protein product MSAPATASGAAPPELLRAQQNAVVQMVTIGPVAEELATRFADAGHRLFLVGGSVRDALLGREVSDLDFTTDARPEEILAVVHGWTDAVWDTGIAFGTVGARRRGTTVEITTFRADAYDRVSRNPVVRFGDTIEDDLVRRDFTVNAMAVELTGSERRFVDPYGGLAALAAGTLDTPATPEESFADDPLRMLRAARFVSQLGLTPADRVLVAMTNMAGELARITRERVQAELNKLILGTHPRRAIELMVDTGLCEQVLPEVPAMRLAIDEHMQHKDVYTHSLVVMEQAIERETDGPDLVLRLSALLHDIGKPDTRRKEPDGRVSFHHHEVVGAKMTRKRLRELKYSKAIVDDVSQLVFLHLRFHGYSGGEWTDSAVRRYVTDAGPLLDRLHKLVRSDCTTRNRRRAAALQRSYDSLEERIARLSEQETLDAIRPDLDGNEIMRLLGIPPGPQVGKAYKHLLALRMERGPMSYEEAEAELRAWAAENLG